The Chitinophaga sp. H8 region TCTGGAACTGTGTATTAAAGAGTGATTTATACAGCTCTATTCTTTCCTGGCAAAGCGCCATTCCCTTCGATTGATGTTCACTTGATTTAAGTCCCCTGCTGCTGATGCGGGAAGCCTGGAGGCGGCCTACCCCGTTGTCTGTGATCTCGCATAGCAGGATATTGGGGCTTACCTGTTGCCAGCAGATGCGCAGGTGGCGGTCGTGTGTTTTGTTCATTAATCCGTGCCAGATAGCATTTTCCAGGAAGGGTTGTATGAGCATGCCCGGAACAAAACAATTAGCCGGATTGATCTGTGGGTCTACTTCAAAAGTATATTCAAAAGCATGATCGGTACGGAGGGATTCTATTTTCAGGTAGTATTGGAGCAGATCTATTTCTTCTTGCAGGGAGATAAAGTTTTTTTCGGCATGTACCAATACCATTCGCAGGAGCCGTGCAAAATGTATTACATAGTCTTGTGCCTTTTGTGTTTCACCGGTGGTGATAGAGTTATAGATCCCGTTGAGGCAGTTAAACAGGAAGTGCGGGTTCATCTGTGATTTAAGCGTTACCAGCCGGAATTCTGCCAGTTGTTGCTGGAGGAGTCTTACCTCTTCTGTTTTTTGCCTGGACCTTTCTTCTGCCTGTGTTTGGGCAATTTTAGCAGCACAGATACCTGCAATCTTCTCCAGGATCTGGAGATGGCCGTTGTTGTAAAAGTTTTTATGGTGGTGTTCTGAATCTATAATACCTACTACTTTCCCATTACAGAAAATAGGGACTGTGATTTCAGAATAGCGGCGTTCATCGTCAAGGATATAACGATCATCACTACTGGTGTC contains the following coding sequences:
- a CDS encoding histidine kinase gives rise to the protein MAVTMILYRRFTQYRQKYLSEATITYFATSLFGKNTVDDILWDVAKNCISRLHFEDCVIYLLDEKRQVLMQKAAYGPKNPVRFEIQHPIEIPVGQGITGTVALTGQPEIIADTSSDDRYILDDERRYSEITVPIFCNGKVVGIIDSEHHHKNFYNNGHLQILEKIAGICAAKIAQTQAEERSRQKTEEVRLLQQQLAEFRLVTLKSQMNPHFLFNCLNGIYNSITTGETQKAQDYVIHFARLLRMVLVHAEKNFISLQEEIDLLQYYLKIESLRTDHAFEYTFEVDPQINPANCFVPGMLIQPFLENAIWHGLMNKTHDRHLRICWQQVSPNILLCEITDNGVGRLQASRISSRGLKSSEHQSKGMALCQERIELYKSLFNTQFQIQVSDIANEINEPMGTKVSITFETDNNLEH